The following are from one region of the Polaribacter marinaquae genome:
- a CDS encoding molybdopterin-dependent oxidoreductase, which produces MMKKEIKTTCSYCGVGCGIVVKKDINNKIFVEGDKEHPVNKGMLCSKGMNLHYVANDTSDRILYPEMRWSRSHPKERVSWNDALDRAASVFKSVIKKHGPDSVAFYVSGQSLTEEYYIANKLTKGFLGTNNIDTNSRLCMSSAVVGYKKTFGEDSVPISYADIELADCFLITGANPAWCHPILFRRIEQHKEKNPNVKIIVIDPRKTDTANFADLHLQLKPGTDIVLYNAIGRRLYKRGLIDEDFIKNYTQGFQDYKKVILETSLKKASKICGVLEDDIEKAAEIIGLSKGFISMWAMGLNQSVIGTDKNTSLLNLSLITGHVGKPGSGPFSLTGQPNAMGGREVGGMANLLAVHKDLNNEEHRAEVAQFWGVDKISAKPGLTATEMFDALESGKLKAIWIACTNPLVSLPNSHRIEKAMAKSKFVVVQEISNKSDTVAYADLVLPAAGWLEKEGTMTNSERRISYLPKEIDAPGEARPDVEIFCDFAQRMGFRGFNYNSTEEIYDEYTAMTKGTKIDVSFLNYERLKLEGTFQWPVNKYRSKGTPRLFEDKKFYTPSQKAIFNVPSSIQNTAIETSDEFPLILTTGRIRDQWHTMTKTGKVSRLKTHYPKPVLEINPVDAYLNNIKDGDITEIKSANGVVRVRAKVTDVIKEGVVFLPMHWGKVLQSNLNRANNLTNTHLDPISKEPDFKFTTVAVSKYKKPKEKIIIAGAGAAAFRFLQNYRDYNDVDEIHVFSMESNLFYNRVLLPEYVTEELSWEQLLKIKNAELSELNVHLHPKTLINNIDKNNKIVTDSEGKKHTFDKLILATGSRAFIPKDVQIELPGRFTMRNKIDADNFKKYLEDTGLPPEEQHVVIVGGGLLGLELAAAMKHKNVKITIVQRASRLMERQLDKISSKLLSLDVQERGIQIYFDNEVSTVFDDEETGELNINLKSGKYITANAIVYAIGTRPNIEIAKSGGILCGRGVKVNQHLQSSHPDIFAIGEIAEFKNQLFGITSAAEEQAGILANFIAGDISESYKGSVLMNILKFNDLNLCSIGNITVPENDNSYEEIIFTDISKRYYKKCIVKDDLLIGAVLMGDKNEFAEFKTMIESKIELSDKRDVLLRGSSNAEPVLGKLVCSCSQVGSGNLETAITKGCVNFTELCNKTGAGLGCGSCKTEIREILNNSKVSI; this is translated from the coding sequence ATGATGAAAAAAGAAATAAAAACAACTTGTTCATACTGCGGAGTAGGATGTGGAATTGTTGTAAAAAAGGATATTAATAACAAGATTTTTGTTGAAGGAGATAAAGAACATCCGGTTAATAAAGGAATGTTATGTTCTAAAGGAATGAACTTGCATTATGTAGCCAATGATACTTCAGATAGAATTTTATATCCAGAAATGCGTTGGTCTCGATCTCATCCAAAAGAACGTGTTTCATGGAATGATGCATTAGATAGGGCTGCAAGCGTTTTTAAATCTGTCATAAAAAAGCACGGTCCAGACTCTGTTGCATTCTATGTTTCTGGCCAGAGTTTAACAGAAGAATATTACATTGCAAATAAGCTTACAAAAGGATTTTTAGGTACAAATAATATAGATACAAACTCACGTTTATGTATGAGTTCTGCTGTTGTTGGCTATAAGAAAACATTTGGCGAAGATAGTGTGCCTATTTCTTATGCAGATATCGAGTTGGCAGATTGTTTTTTAATTACAGGAGCAAATCCTGCTTGGTGTCACCCAATTTTATTTAGAAGGATAGAGCAGCATAAAGAGAAAAATCCGAATGTAAAAATTATTGTAATAGATCCAAGGAAAACAGATACAGCAAACTTTGCAGATTTACATTTACAATTAAAACCAGGAACCGATATCGTTTTATATAATGCCATTGGAAGGCGTCTATATAAAAGGGGTTTAATTGATGAGGATTTTATTAAAAATTACACTCAAGGTTTTCAAGATTATAAGAAAGTTATTTTAGAAACGAGTCTTAAAAAAGCTTCTAAAATATGTGGGGTTCTAGAAGACGATATCGAAAAAGCAGCAGAAATTATAGGGCTTTCAAAGGGTTTTATAAGTATGTGGGCAATGGGTTTAAATCAAAGTGTAATAGGTACAGATAAAAATACTTCTCTGCTAAATTTATCTTTAATTACAGGGCATGTTGGTAAACCAGGTTCAGGGCCTTTTTCATTAACAGGGCAACCTAACGCAATGGGTGGTCGTGAAGTTGGTGGAATGGCAAATTTATTGGCTGTTCACAAAGATTTAAATAATGAAGAACATAGAGCAGAAGTTGCTCAGTTTTGGGGTGTTGATAAAATATCTGCTAAACCAGGGCTAACAGCCACAGAAATGTTTGATGCTTTAGAAAGTGGTAAATTAAAAGCAATTTGGATAGCTTGTACAAATCCGTTAGTAAGTTTACCAAATTCTCATAGAATTGAGAAAGCGATGGCAAAATCTAAGTTTGTAGTCGTGCAAGAAATATCAAATAAATCTGATACTGTAGCTTATGCAGATTTAGTTTTACCTGCAGCTGGTTGGTTAGAAAAAGAAGGAACTATGACCAATTCTGAACGTAGAATATCTTATTTGCCAAAAGAAATAGATGCGCCAGGAGAAGCAAGACCAGATGTAGAAATTTTTTGTGATTTTGCACAAAGAATGGGGTTTAGGGGTTTTAATTATAATAGCACAGAAGAAATTTATGATGAATATACTGCTATGACTAAAGGCACTAAAATTGACGTTTCATTTTTAAATTACGAGAGATTAAAGTTAGAAGGAACTTTTCAATGGCCAGTAAATAAATACAGAAGTAAAGGAACTCCTCGCCTTTTTGAAGATAAGAAATTTTATACACCTTCTCAAAAAGCCATTTTTAATGTGCCTTCATCAATACAAAATACAGCAATAGAAACTTCAGATGAATTTCCTTTAATCTTAACTACTGGTCGTATTAGAGATCAGTGGCATACCATGACAAAAACAGGAAAAGTATCTCGTTTAAAAACACATTATCCAAAACCAGTTTTAGAAATAAATCCTGTAGATGCTTATTTAAATAACATAAAAGATGGTGATATTACTGAAATTAAAAGTGCAAACGGTGTTGTAAGGGTTCGTGCAAAAGTTACAGATGTAATTAAAGAAGGTGTTGTTTTTTTACCAATGCATTGGGGTAAAGTTTTGCAAAGTAATTTAAATAGAGCAAACAATTTAACCAACACGCATTTAGATCCAATATCTAAAGAGCCCGATTTTAAATTCACAACAGTTGCTGTATCTAAATATAAAAAACCTAAAGAAAAAATTATAATTGCGGGTGCAGGTGCCGCTGCATTTCGCTTTTTACAAAATTATCGAGATTATAATGACGTAGACGAAATTCATGTTTTTTCTATGGAATCTAACTTGTTTTACAACCGTGTTTTATTGCCAGAATATGTAACAGAAGAATTATCTTGGGAACAATTATTAAAAATAAAAAATGCAGAATTATCTGAGTTAAACGTTCATTTACATCCAAAAACACTAATAAATAATATCGATAAGAATAACAAAATTGTTACAGATTCTGAAGGTAAAAAACATACGTTCGATAAATTAATTTTAGCTACAGGAAGTAGAGCTTTTATACCAAAAGATGTTCAAATAGAATTACCCGGACGTTTTACAATGCGTAACAAGATAGATGCAGATAATTTTAAGAAATACTTAGAAGACACAGGTCTACCGCCAGAAGAACAACATGTAGTTATTGTTGGTGGTGGTTTGTTAGGCTTAGAATTAGCAGCAGCTATGAAACACAAAAATGTAAAAATTACCATTGTTCAAAGAGCTTCTAGATTAATGGAGCGCCAATTAGATAAAATTTCTAGTAAACTATTATCACTAGATGTGCAAGAAAGAGGAATCCAAATTTATTTTGATAACGAGGTAAGTACTGTTTTTGATGATGAAGAAACAGGTGAATTAAATATCAACCTTAAAAGCGGAAAATACATTACAGCAAACGCAATTGTGTATGCTATTGGTACAAGACCAAATATAGAAATAGCAAAAAGCGGTGGCATTCTTTGTGGTAGAGGTGTTAAGGTAAATCAACATCTACAATCTTCTCATCCAGATATTTTTGCTATCGGAGAAATTGCAGAATTTAAAAACCAGTTATTTGGAATTACATCGGCAGCTGAAGAACAAGCCGGAATTTTAGCAAATTTTATTGCTGGGGATATTAGCGAATCTTATAAAGGATCTGTGTTAATGAATATTTTAAAATTTAACGACTTAAACCTATGTAGCATTGGTAATATTACCGTTCCAGAAAATGATAACAGTTACGAAGAAATTATTTTTACTGATATTTCTAAACGTTATTATAAAAAATGTATTGTAAAAGATGATTTGCTAATTGGTGCAGTTTTAATGGGTGATAAGAATGAGTTTGCAGAGTTTAAAACAATGATAGAAAGTAAAATCGAACTGTCAGACAAACGAGATGTATTATTAAGAGGTTCTTCTAATGCAGAACCCGTTTTAGGTAAACTTGTATGTTCTTGTAGCCAAGTGGGTTCTGGAAACCTAGAAACTGCTATAACAAAAGGTTGTGTAAACTTTACAGAATTGTGTAATAAAACAGGTGCAGGCTTAGGTTGTGGAAGCTGTAAGACAGAAATAAGAGAAATCTTAAATAACTCAAAAGTAAGCATATGA
- a CDS encoding rubredoxin domain-containing protein gives MKQLNRVIVKGGVLTPGELKYICESVESLGCKTISFGSRQDILLPKKVQPEDLLKFDKLQIVEFDEIGVENMVSSYVCADIFPSTSWLTGDRYLYILEQFKEKSTLKINITDPKQRLVPLFTGHINFIASDHEDYWYLYIRLPEWSVTKMYPALVYSWDLFKIEAAIESLLKEEPEDIDTIFELVTDAVDTNNRTVDKPLDVPFYPFPYFEGMNKIGLDKYWLGLYWRNNKYDVSFLKEMCELCLDNKIGKISITPWKSFIVKGIPRESKLVWEKFLGKRGINVRHSMLELNWHLPVANKEALNLKKYLVANFDQNDISTYGLTFGITDYNKSSYYFTSIVIEKNKQPELIGNFQTRDTYNLLYAKNFDPNTRAYITHVQDVDKVELPGLLMELSQLYFDQLGSEKEEEKRAIVKKEVLVEEVHQCKDCFTVYNKVYGDVTQNIPKNTPFQNLPESYLCSLCEAPKTSFEKRVLEKN, from the coding sequence ATGAAACAATTAAACAGAGTTATTGTTAAAGGAGGAGTACTAACTCCTGGAGAACTAAAATATATATGTGAATCTGTAGAAAGTTTAGGGTGTAAAACGATTTCATTTGGTTCTAGACAAGATATTTTATTGCCTAAAAAAGTACAACCAGAAGATTTACTTAAGTTTGATAAGTTACAAATTGTAGAGTTTGATGAGATAGGAGTCGAAAATATGGTCTCTTCTTACGTTTGTGCAGATATTTTTCCTTCTACATCTTGGTTAACAGGAGATCGTTATCTTTATATATTAGAACAATTTAAAGAGAAATCAACATTAAAAATTAACATTACAGATCCAAAACAAAGACTGGTTCCGTTATTTACTGGTCATATTAACTTTATAGCTTCAGATCATGAAGATTATTGGTATTTGTATATTAGATTGCCAGAATGGAGTGTTACAAAAATGTACCCTGCTTTAGTTTATAGTTGGGATTTGTTTAAGATTGAAGCTGCAATAGAAAGTTTGCTAAAAGAAGAACCAGAAGATATTGATACCATTTTTGAATTAGTTACAGATGCTGTAGATACTAATAATAGAACGGTAGATAAACCTTTAGATGTTCCATTTTATCCTTTTCCTTATTTCGAAGGAATGAATAAAATAGGATTGGATAAATATTGGTTGGGTTTATATTGGAGAAATAATAAATATGATGTTTCTTTTTTAAAGGAAATGTGCGAGTTGTGTCTTGATAATAAAATTGGTAAAATATCTATCACACCCTGGAAATCTTTTATTGTTAAAGGCATACCAAGAGAATCTAAATTAGTTTGGGAAAAATTTCTTGGCAAAAGAGGTATTAATGTACGTCACTCTATGTTAGAGTTAAACTGGCATTTACCAGTAGCTAACAAAGAAGCATTAAACCTTAAAAAATACTTGGTTGCTAATTTTGATCAAAATGATATTAGTACCTACGGATTAACATTTGGAATTACAGATTACAACAAATCATCTTACTATTTTACCTCTATCGTAATCGAAAAAAATAAACAACCAGAATTAATAGGTAATTTTCAAACAAGAGATACTTATAATTTATTGTATGCAAAAAACTTCGACCCAAATACTAGAGCATATATTACCCATGTACAAGATGTAGATAAGGTAGAGTTACCGGGGTTATTGATGGAGTTGAGTCAATTGTATTTTGATCAATTAGGATCAGAAAAAGAAGAAGAAAAAAGAGCTATTGTAAAAAAAGAAGTTTTAGTTGAAGAAGTACATCAATGCAAAGATTGTTTTACAGTTTATAATAAAGTTTATGGAGACGTTACTCAGAATATTCCTAAAAATACCCCATTTCAAAATTTACCAGAAAGTTACCTTTGTTCACTTTGTGAAGCTCCAAAAACTAGTTTTGAAAAAAGAGTATTAGAAAAAAACTAA
- a CDS encoding Crp/Fnr family transcriptional regulator gives MIAFNSHINAPQNNTNARVCNLCNSKNCLIHKINETFLDNNTSQSTIIKCKRSQQFIIEGAPVNGLFFIKKGTVKVFRTGINGREQIVRFAKSCEIIGHRGFGTQEYYSIGAIAIQDTELYYFSKEYLQKILLENPKFSYEMMLFYANELNRSENKVKSISQMTVRERVIDSLLYIYRKFGDLRGFLNLPLSRKEYADYAGTTEEQVIRVFSALKKERLIITKGKKIAINNLQSLKNEISEHNYYLDL, from the coding sequence ATGATTGCCTTTAATTCACATATCAATGCACCACAAAATAATACAAATGCAAGGGTTTGCAATTTATGTAATAGTAAAAATTGCTTAATTCATAAAATAAACGAAACATTTTTAGACAATAATACTTCTCAAAGCACCATTATAAAATGCAAAAGAAGTCAACAATTTATTATTGAAGGAGCACCTGTAAATGGCTTGTTTTTTATAAAAAAAGGTACTGTAAAAGTATTTAGAACAGGTATAAATGGCCGAGAACAAATAGTGCGATTTGCTAAATCTTGCGAAATTATTGGTCATCGTGGTTTTGGCACACAAGAATATTATTCTATTGGAGCTATTGCTATTCAAGACACAGAACTCTATTATTTTTCTAAAGAATATTTACAGAAAATTTTACTAGAAAACCCCAAGTTTTCTTACGAGATGATGTTGTTTTATGCCAATGAACTAAATAGAAGCGAAAACAAAGTTAAGTCGATATCACAAATGACAGTTAGAGAACGAGTTATAGATTCTCTTTTATACATATATAGAAAATTTGGTGATTTAAGAGGTTTTCTAAATCTACCTCTTAGTAGAAAAGAATATGCAGATTATGCTGGTACAACAGAAGAGCAAGTAATACGTGTATTTTCAGCTCTAAAAAAAGAGAGATTAATTATTACAAAAGGTAAAAAAATAGCCATAAATAACCTACAATCGCTTAAAAATGAAATTAGTGAACATAACTACTATTTAGATTTGTAA
- a CDS encoding CmpA/NrtA family ABC transporter substrate-binding protein gives MKSLIKKSTLVLSTALLLVACGGKETKKATTAVQTTSKTKQLNIEKPQLTFGFIKLTDMAPLAIAKEKGFFEDEGLFVSVEAQSNWKNVLDRVIDGQLDGSHMLAGQPIAAGAGFGRQAKLVTPFSMDLNGNGITVSNDVWSKMKPNVPKDGAGKPIHPIKADALKPVITEYKNSGKAFKMGMVFPVSTHNYEIRYWLAAAGIHPGMYTKENVQGQIDAEVLLSVTPPPQMPATLEAGTIYGYCVGEPWNQQAVFKGIGVPVVTNYDIWKNNPEKVFVMTEKFVKENPNTAIAVTKALIRAGKWLDKPENRKEAVKILSMSQYVGAPEAVLANSMTGTFEFEKGDKREMEDFNVFYKYNATYPFYSDGIWFLTQMRRWGQIPDAKSADWYTSTIKDIYRPDIWKKAATLLVEEGNIPATDIPATDGYKPATADFIDGTTYDAKDPIGYINSFKIGNKDKK, from the coding sequence ATGAAATCGCTAATTAAAAAATCAACTTTAGTTTTATCTACAGCACTTTTATTAGTTGCTTGTGGTGGTAAAGAAACTAAAAAAGCAACAACAGCTGTTCAAACAACATCAAAAACAAAACAATTAAATATTGAAAAACCACAATTAACATTTGGGTTTATCAAGTTAACAGATATGGCACCTCTGGCGATTGCAAAAGAAAAAGGGTTTTTTGAAGATGAAGGTTTGTTTGTTTCTGTAGAAGCACAATCTAACTGGAAAAACGTTTTAGATAGAGTTATTGATGGTCAATTAGATGGTTCTCATATGTTAGCAGGTCAACCAATTGCTGCAGGTGCAGGTTTTGGGCGTCAAGCAAAATTAGTAACTCCTTTTTCTATGGATTTAAACGGAAATGGAATTACAGTTTCTAATGATGTTTGGTCTAAAATGAAACCAAATGTACCAAAAGATGGTGCTGGAAAACCAATTCATCCAATTAAAGCAGATGCTTTAAAACCAGTTATTACAGAATACAAAAACTCTGGAAAAGCATTTAAAATGGGAATGGTATTTCCTGTATCTACACACAATTACGAAATTAGATATTGGTTAGCTGCAGCTGGAATTCACCCAGGAATGTACACCAAAGAAAATGTACAAGGACAAATTGATGCAGAGGTTTTACTATCTGTAACGCCACCACCACAAATGCCAGCAACATTAGAAGCAGGTACAATTTATGGATATTGTGTAGGTGAACCATGGAATCAGCAAGCTGTATTTAAAGGAATTGGTGTTCCTGTGGTAACAAACTATGATATCTGGAAAAATAACCCAGAGAAAGTATTTGTTATGACAGAGAAATTTGTAAAAGAAAATCCAAATACAGCTATTGCAGTAACTAAAGCATTAATTAGAGCAGGTAAATGGTTAGATAAACCAGAAAACAGAAAGGAAGCTGTAAAAATTTTATCAATGTCTCAATATGTTGGTGCACCAGAAGCTGTTTTAGCAAATTCTATGACAGGTACTTTCGAGTTTGAAAAAGGTGATAAAAGAGAAATGGAAGACTTTAATGTATTCTATAAATACAATGCAACCTATCCTTTTTATTCTGATGGAATTTGGTTTTTAACGCAAATGAGAAGATGGGGACAAATTCCTGATGCTAAATCTGCAGACTGGTACACATCAACTATAAAAGATATTTACAGACCAGATATCTGGAAAAAAGCAGCAACACTTTTAGTAGAAGAAGGTAATATTCCAGCAACAGATATTCCAGCAACAGATGGTTACAAGCCAGCAACAGCAGACTTTATAGATGGTACAACATATGATGCTAAGGATCCTATTGGATACATCAACAGTTTTAAAATAGGAAATAAAGACAAAAAGTAA
- a CDS encoding ABC transporter permease → MKASSLTLGKVSHFLGFGFFTTLRNLFTGNLEKEDLKKFLRKVIVPLASIFLFILIWHIGAKTLFSIEAEFKIEKALEDQGQVAADALTACIASGESSCQPNTLPSPAQVWESFQSLLRDHNIISADKAAFIEKTAALNKTRIAAGKDAIVYTGRPSFVDQIFRSLQTVFAGFFLALLIAVPLGILIGLSSTLKSAFNWFIQIFKPVSPVVWYLLVFMIVKTVLIGSTEDSSFTISFISVGLCSMWATLVNTAMGVSTVDKDYINVAKVLKLGTFQKIFKVVLPSSLPLIFTGLKITLSVAWMVLIAIELLAQSPGLGLFVWEEFQNGANDSNAKIIVAMFAIGIIGFLLDRLMLTIQNWVSFDKQDAI, encoded by the coding sequence ATGAAAGCAAGTAGTTTAACATTAGGAAAAGTATCTCACTTTTTAGGTTTTGGTTTTTTTACGACTTTAAGAAATTTATTTACAGGAAATTTAGAAAAAGAAGACCTAAAGAAGTTTCTGCGTAAAGTAATAGTGCCACTTGCTTCTATATTTTTATTTATTTTGATTTGGCATATTGGTGCCAAAACATTATTTAGTATCGAGGCCGAATTTAAAATCGAAAAAGCATTAGAAGATCAAGGTCAAGTAGCTGCAGACGCATTAACAGCTTGTATTGCTTCTGGTGAATCTAGTTGCCAACCCAATACATTACCATCTCCTGCACAGGTTTGGGAATCTTTTCAATCTTTGTTAAGAGATCATAATATTATTAGTGCAGATAAAGCAGCCTTTATAGAAAAAACTGCAGCTCTAAATAAAACAAGAATTGCTGCGGGTAAAGATGCCATTGTGTATACGGGTAGACCTTCTTTTGTAGATCAAATATTTAGAAGTTTACAAACAGTTTTTGCAGGTTTCTTTTTAGCATTATTAATTGCTGTTCCTTTGGGTATTTTAATAGGTTTAAGTTCGACATTAAAAAGTGCATTTAATTGGTTTATTCAAATTTTTAAACCAGTATCTCCGGTAGTTTGGTATTTATTAGTTTTTATGATTGTAAAAACTGTATTAATAGGTTCTACAGAAGATAGTTCATTTACCATTTCATTTATTAGTGTTGGTTTGTGTTCTATGTGGGCAACTTTAGTAAATACGGCAATGGGTGTTTCTACAGTTGATAAAGATTATATAAATGTTGCAAAAGTTTTAAAATTAGGTACGTTTCAAAAAATATTTAAAGTGGTGTTACCCTCTTCTTTACCACTAATATTTACAGGTTTAAAGATAACATTATCAGTTGCTTGGATGGTTTTAATTGCGATTGAATTATTGGCTCAAAGTCCTGGTTTAGGTTTGTTTGTTTGGGAAGAATTTCAAAATGGAGCAAACGACTCTAATGCCAAAATTATTGTTGCCATGTTTGCAATTGGTATTATTGGTTTTCTGTTAGATAGATTAATGTTAACCATACAAAATTGGGTGTCTTTTGATAAACAAGATGCCATATAA
- a CDS encoding ABC transporter ATP-binding protein, translated as MAYLELKNIYKSYGKGDNETQVLSNINLKIEEGEFVAIVGFTGSGKTTLVNLINGLLEPTSGSLLFKGEPVKGTSHERGVIFQNYSLLPWLTVEQNVIMAVKAAFPKRDKSVWKRKAAYYIEMVSLTPAINKLPKELSGGMRQRVAVARALAMKPDMIIMDEPLGALDALTRGNLQDQILKIWEKDKRTALLITNDVDEGIYMADRIIPLHPGPNATLGPEFKIDLERPRDKTAMNDSESFKKTRNAIIEYLMDIGDARKAEAKQQIILPELEPKSFVSYS; from the coding sequence ATGGCATATTTAGAGCTTAAAAATATTTATAAATCTTACGGTAAAGGAGACAATGAAACACAGGTATTGTCTAACATAAATCTAAAGATAGAAGAAGGAGAATTTGTTGCTATTGTTGGTTTTACCGGAAGCGGAAAAACAACGTTGGTAAACTTAATAAATGGTTTGCTAGAACCAACAAGTGGATCTCTTTTATTTAAAGGAGAACCGGTAAAAGGTACAAGTCACGAAAGAGGTGTAATCTTTCAAAATTACTCGTTATTGCCTTGGTTAACAGTAGAGCAAAACGTAATAATGGCTGTAAAAGCGGCGTTCCCAAAACGAGATAAATCAGTCTGGAAACGTAAAGCTGCATATTATATAGAGATGGTAAGTTTAACGCCAGCTATTAACAAATTACCAAAAGAATTATCAGGCGGAATGCGTCAAAGAGTAGCAGTTGCTAGAGCTTTAGCTATGAAACCAGATATGATTATTATGGATGAACCTCTTGGGGCTTTAGATGCTTTAACTAGAGGTAATTTACAAGATCAAATCTTAAAAATTTGGGAAAAAGACAAACGTACAGCTTTACTAATTACCAATGATGTTGATGAGGGAATTTATATGGCAGATAGAATTATTCCCTTACATCCTGGACCAAATGCAACTTTAGGACCAGAGTTTAAGATTGATTTAGAACGTCCGAGAGATAAAACTGCAATGAATGATAGTGAAAGTTTTAAAAAAACTAGAAATGCAATTATTGAATATCTAATGGATATTGGTGATGCTCGAAAAGCAGAAGCAAAGCAACAAATTATATTACCAGAATTAGAGCCAAAAAGTTTTGTTTCTTATTCTTAA
- a CDS encoding ABC transporter ATP-binding protein — protein MSAQIILKEDKKNITNTSNVMLDLKDLKKVYPTPKGDYVVLEHLNLQIMKEEFVTIIGHSGCGKTTMLSMIAGLNPISSGDIAVLGKPIKGPGPDRGVIFQAPSLMPWMTSLQNVLLGVKQVFPHGTKAQRTDIAKYYLQKVGLEDAFHKKASELSQGMQQRVGIARAFAIKPKVLLLDEPFGMLDSLTRGELQDILIEIWNKEKITAVMITHDVDEAIFLADRVVMMTSGPRAKIGDVLDIDFKRPRTRKSVLEHDNYYTYRKHLIDFLEH, from the coding sequence ATGAGCGCACAAATAATTTTAAAAGAGGATAAAAAAAACATCACAAATACATCTAATGTAATGTTAGATTTAAAAGATTTAAAAAAAGTATATCCAACTCCAAAAGGAGATTATGTGGTTTTAGAACACCTAAATCTTCAAATAATGAAAGAAGAATTTGTTACTATTATTGGGCATTCTGGTTGTGGAAAAACAACAATGTTATCTATGATTGCTGGTTTAAACCCTATTTCTAGTGGAGATATAGCTGTTTTAGGAAAACCAATTAAAGGTCCTGGCCCAGATAGAGGTGTTATTTTTCAAGCGCCAAGTTTAATGCCTTGGATGACTTCTTTACAAAATGTATTATTAGGTGTAAAGCAGGTTTTTCCGCACGGAACCAAAGCACAAAGAACAGATATTGCCAAATATTATCTGCAAAAAGTAGGTTTAGAAGATGCGTTTCATAAAAAAGCATCAGAATTATCTCAAGGGATGCAACAACGTGTGGGAATTGCAAGAGCTTTTGCCATAAAACCAAAAGTATTATTGCTAGATGAACCTTTTGGAATGTTAGACTCTTTAACAAGAGGAGAATTACAAGATATCTTGATTGAAATCTGGAACAAAGAAAAAATTACAGCGGTAATGATTACTCATGATGTTGATGAAGCAATATTTTTAGCCGATAGAGTAGTAATGATGACTAGCGGGCCAAGAGCAAAGATTGGCGATGTTTTAGATATTGATTTTAAAAGACCAAGAACAAGAAAATCGGTACTAGAACATGATAATTACTATACATATCGAAAACATTTAATCGACTTTTTAGAACACTAA